From one Lolium rigidum isolate FL_2022 chromosome 4, APGP_CSIRO_Lrig_0.1, whole genome shotgun sequence genomic stretch:
- the LOC124649852 gene encoding pathogenesis-related protein STH-21-like: MVAGCVITEDCALAVSADRMWKVSCSGDALVKTSTGIFDSVDVEGDGGPGSVTTLTLSAAAAAAPGAGGSVVKSRVLVRDDATLVLRNEVLEGSKVSGQLKSQVTEVKFEPAGEGACVAKFKVEYERLDGGGALSAEEQAELIGGYLTLMKIVETYLVANPAEYA, from the coding sequence ATGGTCGCTGGCTGCGTGATCACCGAGGATTGTGCCCTGGCGGTGTCCGCAGACCGGATGTGGAAGGTGTCCTGCTCCGGTGATGCCTTGGTTAAGACCAGCACGGGCATCTTCGACTCCGTGGACGTGGAGGGCGACGGCGGCCCAGGCAGCGTCACCACCCTGACGCTCagcgcagcggcagcggcggcgccaggTGCAGGCGGCAGCGTGGTCAAGAGCCGCGTGTTGGTGCGCGACGACGCGACGCTGGTGCTAAGGAATGAGGTGCTGGAGGGCAGCAAGGTGAGCGGCCAGCTCAAGTCGCAGGTGACCGAGGTAAAGTTCGAGCCGGCCGGGGAAGGCGCATGCGTGGCAAAGTTCAAGGTGGAGTATGAGAGGCTCGATGGCGGCGGGGCGCTGAGCGCGGAGGAACAGGCCGAGCTCATCGGGGGCTACCTTACCCTGATGAAGATAGTCGAGACCTACCTCGTTGCCAACCCTGCCGAGTACGCCTGA